One Setaria italica strain Yugu1 chromosome II, Setaria_italica_v2.0, whole genome shotgun sequence DNA segment encodes these proteins:
- the LOC101786783 gene encoding uncharacterized protein LOC101786783: protein MAAFLRASGADRERKEAALALWTDVDVQEPDICAPFFMQLTRFQDGGYAVGASCSLLLADPLSLAGFLKSWARKHAELQAQGKIVANPVIQYTRYLQSAGGAARRVKSVPVDTDIATGTTTTTVLFRAAGGGTSDHRALAAACVAMAIERLGAKALPRFTVMARDGSEGLNVKTCTADGDEKPCNGHEHAPRVSHWRDEAGLEDLTLEGNKPVHVSYCVSPCADEGLVVVMPAGGAELLISATVPNYIYM from the exons ATGGCGGCGTTCTTGCGGGCGAGCGGCGCCGACCGGGAGAGGAAGGAGGCCGCGCTGGCGCTGTGGACCGACGTGGACGTGCAGGAGCCCGACATCTGCGCACCGTTCTTCATGCAG CTGACACGATTCCAGGACGGTGGCTACGCCGTCGGCGCCAGCTGCAGCCTGCTCCTCGCCGACCCGCTGTCCCTCGCCGGCTTCCTCAAGTCGTGGGCTCGCAAGCACGCGGAGCTCCAGGCGCAGGGCAAGATCGTCGCCAACCCGGTGATCCAGTACACGCGCTACCTCCAGAGCGCAGGCGGCGCCGCCAGGCGCGTCAAGTCCGTCCCAGTGGACACCGACATCGCCACCGGCACCACGACGACGACCGTGCTCTTcagggcagccggcggcggcacgtccGACCACCGTGCCCTCGCGGCGGCCTGCGTCGCCATGGCCATCGAGAGGCTCGGCGCCAAGGCGCTCCCGCGATTCACGGTAATGGCCCGCGACGGCTCGGAGGGGCTGAACGTCAAGACGTGCACGGCGGATGGTGACGAGAAGCCTTGTAATGGGCACGAACATGCGCCACGGGTCTCGCACTGGCGCGATGAGGCCGGTCTCGAGGACCTGACGCTGGAAGGGAACAAGCCCGTGCACGTATCGTACTGCGTCTCGCCGTGCGCCGACGAGGGTCTCGTGGTTGTGATGCCGGCAGGCGGTGCCGAGCTCTTGATCAGTGCAACTGTTCCGAATTACATCTACATGTAA